A part of Alkalinema sp. FACHB-956 genomic DNA contains:
- a CDS encoding F0F1 ATP synthase subunit B', translating into MFDFDATLPLMAVQFILLMVILNAIFFKPLTKVVEDRAELIRSSQTGAKEGLEKVNAITQQYEKELADSRRQYQAIIAKAQAEAQKIADDQIAAAQAEAIAQREQATKALDAEKATAMAALEQQVDALSQEILNKLLVGV; encoded by the coding sequence ATGTTTGATTTTGATGCGACACTGCCGCTGATGGCAGTTCAATTTATTCTCCTGATGGTGATCCTGAACGCCATCTTCTTCAAACCCTTAACCAAGGTAGTTGAAGACCGTGCGGAGCTGATCCGCAGCAGTCAAACAGGCGCAAAGGAAGGGTTAGAGAAGGTCAACGCCATTACTCAACAATACGAGAAGGAGTTGGCAGATAGCCGTCGTCAGTATCAGGCAATCATTGCGAAGGCTCAAGCTGAAGCACAAAAGATTGCGGATGATCAAATTGCGGCTGCCCAGGCTGAAGCGATCGCCCAACGAGAACAAGCCACGAAGGCGCTAGATGCTGAGAAAGCAACTGCCATGGCAGCGCTGGAACAGCAAGTCGATGCCCTGAGCCAAGAGATTCTAAACAAGCTTTTAGTTGGAGTGTAG
- the atpB gene encoding F0F1 ATP synthase subunit A, producing the protein MLNFLDTLNIAPLASLEVGQHFYWHIGNLEVHGQVFLTTWFVAALLIIASLLATRNIQKVPKGAQNLMEYALEFVRDLARNQLGEKEYRPWVPFIGTLFLFIFVANWSGALVPWKLIKLPEGELAAPTNDINTTVALALLVSIAYFYAGFKKKGLGYFGKYVQPTPVLLPIAILEDFTKPLSLSFRLFGNILADELVVGVLVLLVPLFVPLPVMLLGLFTSAIQALVFATLAGAYIHEALEGHGDEHEEHA; encoded by the coding sequence ATGCTTAATTTCTTAGACACGCTCAATATTGCGCCCCTCGCCAGCTTGGAGGTGGGTCAGCATTTTTATTGGCATATCGGCAATCTCGAGGTTCACGGGCAGGTTTTCTTGACGACTTGGTTCGTCGCGGCATTGTTGATCATTGCCTCGTTGCTGGCGACTCGGAATATCCAAAAGGTGCCCAAAGGGGCTCAAAACCTGATGGAGTATGCACTGGAGTTTGTGCGTGATTTAGCTCGCAACCAGTTGGGCGAAAAAGAATATCGGCCTTGGGTGCCATTCATTGGAACCCTCTTCCTGTTCATTTTTGTCGCCAACTGGTCGGGTGCGCTCGTGCCCTGGAAGCTGATTAAGTTGCCGGAAGGTGAACTGGCTGCCCCCACGAACGACATCAACACCACAGTTGCTTTGGCATTACTGGTTTCGATCGCCTACTTCTATGCTGGCTTCAAGAAAAAAGGCTTGGGCTACTTTGGGAAGTACGTGCAACCAACCCCCGTCCTGCTCCCCATCGCAATCTTAGAAGACTTTACCAAACCCCTCTCCCTGAGCTTCCGTCTATTTGGAAACATCTTGGCGGATGAACTCGTTGTGGGTGTGCTGGTGCTTCTGGTGCCGTTGTTTGTACCACTGCCGGTGATGCTACTGGGATTATTTACCAGTGCCATCCAAGCGTTGGTATTTGCAACCCTGGCCGGTGCTTACATTCATGAAGCACTGGAAGGGCATGGCGATGAGCATGAAGAGCATGCTTAA
- the atpE gene encoding ATP synthase F0 subunit C has product MDVSSASVLAAALAIGLAAIGPGIGQGNASGSAVEGIARQPEAEGKIRGTLLLTLAFMESLTIYGLVIALVLLFANPFR; this is encoded by the coding sequence ATGGATGTTTCTTCCGCTTCCGTTCTAGCTGCGGCTCTGGCAATCGGTTTGGCTGCGATCGGCCCTGGTATTGGTCAAGGTAATGCGTCTGGTAGCGCCGTTGAAGGGATTGCTCGTCAGCCTGAAGCTGAAGGCAAAATTCGCGGTACCCTGCTGCTGACTCTGGCGTTCATGGAGTCCCTGACCATCTACGGTCTGGTGATTGCGCTCGTACTGCTGTTCGCAAACCCCTTCAGATAA